One genomic region from Streptomyces sp. NBC_00582 encodes:
- a CDS encoding glycoside hydrolase family 2 protein: MLEATPLTDGWILRHRGEALPAVVPGCVHTDLLAAGVIPDPFVGRGETDVAWVGRREWTYESELPAVPSGHEQTDLVFEGLDTAAEIRLDGRLLGRVRNMHRSYRFDVTGVSGPLSVRFASAYAEAEAVRGRTGERPAAYAEPYQYLRKMACSFGWDWGPTLVTAGIWRPVRLERWSTARLARVRPLVTVHRGVGVVELHVEVERTRVEAALTLEARVGGTEARARVEGTSAVVRLQVPDARLWWPRGYGEQPLYEVELTLLHEGAALDRWRRRIGLRTVELDRRPDAHGTGFTLVVNGERLFARGVNWIPDDAFPSRVTRERYRERLRQAADAGVDLVRVWGGGIYESEDFYDACDELGLLVWQDFPFACAAYPEEQPLRGEVEAEARENVVRLMPHPSLVLWNGNNENLWGFRDWGWEERLAGDSWGEGYYLGVLPRVVAELDPTRPYTAGSPWSGSWEHHPNDPAHGTHHSWEVWNRRDYAEYRGEVPRFVAEFGWQAPPAYATLRRALPGEELAPDSPGMLHRQKADDGNGKLARGLARHFAVPEGDFDRWHYLTQVNQARAVAAGIEHWRSHWPVCAGTVVWQLNDCWPVTSWAAIDGDGREKPLYHELRRLYADRLLTLQVRGGGLVSAAVNQSAEPWTGMLRLRRMSVDGEVLGAADVHLAADARAVGVVRVPGELEPSGAKEFLVADAEGLRALYFPVADREIPYPVPEFEVSVAPGRITVTALTLVRDLLLQADRLGPDVRADRGLVTLLPGERVTIGVTGWDTPDADAARAALYCLEPVR, translated from the coding sequence ATGCTGGAGGCCACACCGCTCACCGACGGATGGATCCTGCGGCACCGGGGAGAGGCGCTGCCCGCCGTGGTGCCGGGTTGTGTGCACACCGATCTGCTGGCCGCGGGGGTGATCCCGGACCCTTTCGTGGGGCGGGGCGAGACCGACGTCGCCTGGGTCGGGCGGCGCGAGTGGACGTACGAGAGCGAGCTGCCGGCCGTGCCGTCCGGACACGAGCAGACCGACCTGGTGTTCGAGGGCCTCGACACGGCCGCCGAGATCCGTCTGGACGGCCGGCTCCTGGGCCGGGTGCGGAACATGCACCGCTCGTACCGGTTCGACGTGACGGGGGTGAGCGGGCCGCTGTCGGTCCGCTTCGCGTCCGCCTACGCGGAGGCCGAGGCGGTGCGCGGGAGGACCGGCGAGCGGCCGGCCGCGTATGCCGAGCCGTATCAGTACCTCCGCAAGATGGCCTGCTCCTTCGGCTGGGACTGGGGACCGACCCTGGTGACGGCCGGAATCTGGCGGCCGGTGCGGCTGGAGCGCTGGTCGACGGCGCGCCTCGCCCGGGTGCGCCCGCTCGTCACCGTCCACCGGGGCGTCGGTGTCGTCGAACTGCACGTCGAGGTGGAGCGCACCCGGGTGGAGGCCGCGCTCACGCTGGAGGCCCGGGTGGGCGGCACCGAGGCGCGCGCCCGCGTCGAGGGCACGAGCGCGGTCGTACGGCTTCAGGTGCCGGACGCCCGGCTGTGGTGGCCGCGCGGCTACGGCGAACAGCCGCTGTACGAAGTGGAGTTGACGCTGCTCCATGAGGGTGCGGCGTTGGACCGCTGGCGGCGGCGGATCGGCCTGCGGACCGTCGAGCTGGACCGGCGGCCCGATGCGCACGGCACCGGATTCACCCTGGTCGTCAACGGCGAGCGGCTGTTCGCGCGCGGCGTGAACTGGATCCCGGACGACGCCTTCCCCTCCCGGGTGACCCGGGAGCGCTACCGGGAGCGGCTGCGCCAGGCCGCCGACGCCGGGGTGGACCTGGTGCGGGTGTGGGGCGGCGGGATCTACGAGAGCGAGGACTTCTACGACGCCTGCGACGAGCTGGGGCTCCTGGTGTGGCAGGACTTCCCGTTCGCGTGCGCGGCCTATCCCGAGGAGCAGCCGCTGCGCGGTGAGGTGGAGGCGGAGGCCCGGGAGAACGTCGTACGGCTGATGCCGCATCCGTCGCTGGTGCTGTGGAACGGCAACAACGAGAACCTGTGGGGGTTCCGGGACTGGGGCTGGGAGGAGCGGCTCGCCGGGGACTCCTGGGGCGAGGGGTACTACCTGGGGGTCCTGCCGCGGGTGGTCGCCGAGTTGGACCCCACACGGCCGTACACGGCCGGGAGTCCCTGGTCCGGTTCCTGGGAGCACCACCCGAACGACCCGGCGCACGGCACCCATCACTCCTGGGAGGTGTGGAACCGGCGTGACTACGCCGAGTACCGCGGTGAAGTGCCGCGTTTCGTCGCCGAGTTCGGCTGGCAGGCGCCGCCCGCGTACGCCACCCTGCGGCGGGCGCTGCCCGGTGAGGAGCTCGCCCCGGACTCCCCCGGGATGCTGCACCGGCAGAAGGCGGACGACGGCAACGGCAAGCTGGCGCGCGGGCTCGCCCGGCATTTCGCCGTCCCCGAGGGGGACTTCGACCGCTGGCACTATCTGACGCAGGTCAACCAGGCGCGGGCGGTGGCCGCCGGGATCGAGCACTGGCGGTCGCACTGGCCGGTGTGCGCGGGGACGGTCGTCTGGCAGCTCAACGACTGCTGGCCGGTGACCTCCTGGGCGGCGATCGACGGGGACGGACGCGAGAAGCCGCTGTACCACGAGCTGCGACGGCTGTACGCGGACCGGCTGCTGACGCTCCAAGTGCGGGGCGGCGGGCTGGTGTCGGCGGCGGTGAACCAGTCGGCCGAGCCGTGGACGGGGATGCTGCGGCTGCGGCGGATGTCCGTCGACGGGGAGGTGCTCGGGGCGGCGGACGTCCACCTGGCGGCGGACGCACGGGCCGTGGGCGTGGTGCGGGTGCCCGGGGAGCTGGAGCCGTCCGGGGCGAAGGAGTTCCTGGTGGCCGACGCCGAGGGGCTGCGGGCGCTGTACTTTCCGGTCGCCGACCGTGAAATCCCCTACCCTGTACCGGAGTTCGAGGTGAGCGTGGCGCCGGGGCGGATCACGGTGACGGCTCTCACCCTCGTACGGGATCTGCTGCTCCAGGCCGACCGGCTGGGGCCGGACGTACGGGCCGACCGGGGGCTGGTGACCCTGCTGCCCGGGGAACGGGTGACGATCGGGGTGACGGGCTGGGACACTCCCGATGCCGACGCGGCCCGTGCCGCCCTGTACTGCCTGGAGCCCGTCCGATGA
- a CDS encoding LacI family DNA-binding transcriptional regulator, with protein MTSSRVTIKDVAARAGVSKGAVSLAFNRKPGLSEATRERIFTAARELGWEPNPTARSLSSSRVDVVGLAICRPARMLGLEPFYMEFVSGVESVLTEHACSLLLRLVSGVEEEAGLLESWWRGRQIGGAILVDFRADDPRVAAAERLGLPVVAVGHPSLTGSLTSVWTDDATAVTEAVRYLAALGHRRVARVGGAAALGHTVMRTAAFDAAARELGLAGAWQVATDYSGEAGARATRSMLTAAPPDRPTAIVYDNDIMAVAGLAVASEMGLSVPRDVSLLAWDDSQLCRLTHPTLSAMSHDVHGFGAEAARTLFGAIMGRGPGSHPVPTPVLTPRGSTAPPKV; from the coding sequence ATGACGTCCTCTCGCGTCACCATCAAGGACGTCGCCGCGCGTGCGGGCGTGTCCAAGGGGGCGGTGTCGCTCGCCTTCAACCGCAAGCCGGGCCTGTCGGAGGCGACCCGGGAGCGGATCTTCACGGCGGCGCGGGAGCTGGGCTGGGAGCCGAATCCGACCGCGCGGTCGCTGTCGAGCTCACGGGTGGACGTGGTGGGGCTGGCGATCTGCCGGCCGGCCCGGATGCTGGGTCTGGAGCCGTTCTACATGGAGTTCGTCTCCGGGGTGGAGAGCGTGCTCACCGAGCACGCCTGCTCACTGCTGCTGCGGCTGGTCTCGGGTGTGGAGGAGGAGGCGGGTCTCCTTGAGTCGTGGTGGCGGGGGCGGCAGATCGGCGGGGCGATCCTGGTGGACTTCCGGGCCGACGATCCCCGGGTGGCGGCGGCCGAGCGGCTCGGGCTGCCGGTGGTGGCGGTCGGCCATCCGTCGCTCACCGGGTCCCTGACCTCGGTGTGGACGGACGACGCGACGGCGGTGACGGAGGCGGTGCGGTATCTCGCGGCGCTCGGTCATCGCCGTGTCGCCCGGGTGGGGGGTGCCGCCGCGCTCGGGCACACGGTGATGCGGACGGCCGCCTTCGACGCGGCGGCGCGGGAGCTGGGGCTCGCCGGGGCGTGGCAGGTGGCCACGGACTACTCGGGGGAGGCGGGGGCGCGGGCCACCCGCTCGATGCTGACCGCCGCCCCGCCGGACCGGCCGACGGCCATCGTCTACGACAACGACATCATGGCGGTGGCCGGGCTCGCGGTCGCGTCCGAGATGGGACTGAGCGTCCCCCGGGACGTGTCGCTGCTGGCCTGGGACGACTCCCAGCTGTGCCGGCTGACCCATCCGACGCTCTCCGCGATGAGCCACGACGTGCACGGCTTCGGCGCCGAGGCGGCCCGTACGCTGTTCGGGGCGATCATGGGCCGGGGCCCGGGATCGCACCCCGTGCCGACGCCGGTGCTGACGCCGCGGGGGTCGACGGCTCCGCCGAAGGTGTGA
- a CDS encoding thiolase family protein → MPRTVRDVVFVDGVRTPFGKAGPKGIYHETRADDLVVKAIRELLRRNPGLDPKKIDEVAIAATTQIGDQGLTIGRTAGILAGLPQSVPGYSIDRMCAGALTAVTTVAGSVAFGAYDIAVAGGVEHMGRHPMGEGVDPNPRFVSEKLVDESALFMGMTAENLHDRYPQITKLRADEYAVRSQEKAAKAYANGKIQADLVPISVRRTNADAGETGWGLVTADEPMRPGTTLENLSGLKTPFRVHGRVTAGNAAGLNDGATASLIASEDFARENGLPVKMRLVSYSFAGVEPEVMGYGPIPATEKALAQAGLTISDIGLFEINEAFAVQVLAFLDHYGIADDDERVNQYGGAIAFGHPLASSGVRLMTQLARQFEEQPHVRYGLTTMCVGFGMGATVIWENPHFEGDK, encoded by the coding sequence GTGCCTCGTACCGTCAGGGACGTCGTCTTCGTCGACGGCGTCCGTACCCCGTTCGGCAAGGCGGGCCCGAAGGGCATCTACCACGAGACCCGCGCCGACGACCTCGTCGTGAAGGCGATCCGGGAGCTGCTGCGCCGCAACCCCGGTCTCGACCCCAAGAAGATCGACGAGGTCGCCATCGCCGCGACCACGCAGATCGGCGACCAGGGCCTGACCATCGGCCGTACCGCCGGCATCCTGGCCGGTCTCCCCCAGTCGGTGCCCGGCTACTCCATCGACCGTATGTGCGCCGGCGCCCTGACCGCCGTCACCACGGTCGCCGGCTCGGTCGCCTTCGGCGCGTACGACATCGCCGTCGCCGGCGGTGTCGAGCACATGGGCCGCCACCCGATGGGCGAGGGCGTGGACCCGAACCCGCGGTTCGTCTCCGAGAAGCTGGTCGACGAGTCCGCGCTGTTCATGGGCATGACCGCGGAGAACCTGCACGACCGCTACCCGCAGATCACCAAGCTGCGCGCGGACGAGTACGCGGTGCGCTCCCAGGAGAAGGCCGCCAAGGCGTACGCCAACGGCAAGATCCAGGCCGACCTGGTGCCGATCTCGGTGCGCCGCACGAACGCGGACGCCGGTGAGACGGGCTGGGGCCTGGTCACCGCCGACGAGCCGATGCGCCCGGGCACCACCCTGGAGAACCTGTCCGGTCTGAAGACCCCGTTCCGTGTCCACGGCCGGGTCACCGCCGGTAACGCGGCCGGTCTGAACGACGGCGCCACCGCCTCCCTGATCGCGTCCGAGGACTTCGCCCGCGAGAACGGCCTGCCGGTCAAGATGCGCCTCGTCTCGTACTCCTTCGCGGGCGTCGAGCCGGAGGTCATGGGCTACGGCCCGATCCCGGCCACGGAGAAGGCCCTCGCGCAGGCGGGGCTCACCATCTCCGACATCGGTCTGTTCGAGATCAACGAGGCCTTCGCCGTCCAGGTGCTGGCCTTCCTCGACCACTACGGCATCGCCGACGACGACGAGCGCGTCAACCAGTACGGCGGCGCCATCGCCTTCGGTCACCCGCTGGCCTCCTCCGGCGTGCGTCTGATGACGCAGCTCGCCCGCCAGTTCGAGGAGCAGCCGCACGTCCGCTACGGCCTGACCACCATGTGCGTCGGCTTCGGCATGGGCGCGACGGTCATCTGGGAGAACCCGCACTTCGAGGGGGACAAGTGA
- a CDS encoding 3-hydroxyacyl-CoA dehydrogenase NAD-binding domain-containing protein, with product MSTTAELLKGAAELFPDEVVTQAHVRHLDLPFGAGRFALITLDNGFDHTKPTTFGPASLANLNTAIDQVEKEAAAGEIVGAGVTGKPFVFAVGADLKGVELLKEYDHALAIGKGGHEVFKRLAGLAVPTFAYYNGAAMGGGVEVGLHCTYRTVSKALPAFSLPEVFLGLVPGWGGCTLLPNLIGADKAVSVIVENSLNQNKQLKGAQVFELGIADALFEGADFLEQSLIWTANVLKGDVTVERPVVDRGEAWDQAVARGRFVADSKVHGAAPAAYRALDIIAAAKNGDLQQGYDAEDTALADLIMGGELRAGIYAFNLVQKRGKRPAGAPDKSLARPVTKVGVVGAGLMASQLALLFLRRLEVPVVLTDIDQERVDKGVGYVHAEIEKLLGKGRINQDKANRLKALVTGVLDKAEGFADADFIIEAVFEEIGVKQQVFAEVEAVAPAHAILATNTSSLSVSEMASKLQHPERVVGFHFFNPVAVLPLLEIVRGEQTDDASLATAFAVAKKLKKTAVLTKDAPAFVVNRILTRFMGEVQNVIDEGTPVEVAEKGVEPLGLPMSPLVLLELVGPAIGLHVSETLHRAFPDRFTVSPNLKAVVEAGKRGFYVYDSGKPELDPEVAALLKQGDTVLTEEQVRARVLDAVAQEIGLMLDEGVVAEAQDIDLCLITGAGWPFHLGGITPYLDREGVSERVNGKRFLAPGTASVPA from the coding sequence GTGAGCACCACCGCTGAGCTGCTGAAGGGCGCGGCCGAGCTGTTCCCGGACGAGGTCGTCACCCAGGCGCACGTACGCCACCTGGACCTGCCGTTCGGTGCCGGGCGCTTCGCCCTGATCACCCTCGACAACGGCTTCGACCACACCAAGCCGACCACCTTCGGCCCCGCCTCGCTCGCGAACCTGAACACCGCGATCGACCAGGTGGAGAAGGAGGCCGCGGCCGGCGAGATCGTCGGTGCCGGTGTCACCGGCAAGCCGTTCGTCTTCGCCGTCGGCGCGGACCTCAAGGGCGTCGAGCTCCTCAAGGAGTACGACCACGCGCTCGCCATCGGCAAGGGCGGCCACGAGGTGTTCAAGCGCCTCGCGGGCCTCGCGGTCCCGACCTTCGCCTACTACAACGGCGCGGCGATGGGCGGCGGTGTCGAGGTCGGTCTGCACTGCACCTACCGCACCGTCTCCAAGGCGCTCCCGGCGTTCTCGCTCCCCGAGGTCTTCCTCGGTCTGGTCCCCGGCTGGGGCGGCTGCACGCTGCTGCCGAACCTGATCGGCGCCGACAAGGCCGTCTCGGTGATCGTCGAGAACAGCCTCAACCAGAACAAGCAGCTCAAGGGCGCCCAGGTCTTCGAGCTCGGGATCGCGGACGCGCTGTTCGAGGGCGCGGACTTCCTGGAGCAGTCGCTGATCTGGACGGCGAACGTCCTCAAGGGCGACGTCACGGTCGAGCGTCCGGTCGTCGACCGCGGCGAGGCCTGGGACCAAGCCGTCGCGCGCGGCCGGTTCGTCGCCGACTCCAAGGTGCACGGCGCGGCCCCGGCCGCCTACCGCGCCCTCGACATCATCGCCGCCGCCAAGAACGGCGACCTCCAGCAGGGCTACGACGCCGAGGACACCGCGCTCGCCGACCTGATCATGGGCGGTGAACTGCGCGCCGGCATCTACGCGTTCAACCTGGTGCAGAAGCGCGGCAAGCGTCCCGCGGGCGCCCCGGACAAGAGCCTGGCCCGCCCGGTCACCAAGGTCGGCGTGGTGGGCGCGGGCCTGATGGCCAGCCAGCTCGCCCTGCTGTTCCTGCGCCGCCTGGAGGTGCCCGTCGTCCTGACGGACATCGACCAGGAGCGCGTCGACAAGGGTGTGGGCTACGTCCACGCCGAGATCGAGAAGCTGCTCGGCAAGGGCCGGATCAACCAGGACAAGGCCAACCGCCTCAAGGCCCTGGTCACCGGTGTCCTGGACAAGGCCGAGGGCTTCGCGGACGCGGACTTCATCATCGAAGCCGTGTTCGAGGAGATCGGTGTCAAGCAGCAGGTGTTCGCGGAGGTCGAGGCGGTCGCCCCGGCGCACGCGATCCTCGCGACGAACACCTCCTCGCTGTCGGTGTCGGAGATGGCCTCGAAGCTCCAGCACCCCGAGCGGGTCGTGGGCTTCCACTTCTTCAACCCGGTCGCGGTCCTGCCGCTCCTGGAGATCGTCCGCGGCGAGCAGACCGACGACGCCTCCCTGGCCACGGCGTTCGCCGTCGCCAAGAAGCTGAAGAAGACGGCGGTGCTGACGAAGGACGCCCCGGCGTTCGTCGTGAACCGCATCCTGACCCGCTTCATGGGCGAGGTGCAGAACGTCATCGACGAGGGCACCCCGGTCGAGGTCGCGGAGAAGGGCGTGGAGCCGCTCGGCCTGCCGATGTCCCCGCTGGTCCTCCTCGAGCTGGTCGGCCCGGCGATCGGTCTGCACGTCTCGGAGACGCTCCACCGGGCGTTCCCGGACCGCTTCACGGTCTCCCCGAACCTCAAGGCGGTCGTCGAGGCCGGCAAGCGCGGCTTCTACGTGTACGACAGCGGCAAGCCCGAGCTCGACCCCGAGGTCGCCGCGCTGCTGAAGCAGGGCGACACGGTCCTCACCGAGGAGCAGGTGCGGGCGCGGGTGCTGGACGCGGTGGCGCAGGAGATCGGGCTCATGCTCGACGAGGGTGTCGTCGCCGAGGCCCAGGACATCGACCTGTGCCTGATCACGGGCGCCGGCTGGCCCTTCCACCTGGGCGGCATCACGCCGTACCTGGACCGCGAGGGCGTCTCCGAGCGGGTGAACGGCAAGCGGTTCCTGGCTCCGGGCACGGCGTCGGTTCCGGCGTAA